The sequence GGGCGGACAGCGTGTTCGTGCCCGGCCTGACCGACCCCGCCACCCTGCGCGACCTGCGCGCCGCGCTGGGCGGCCCGGTCAGCGTGATGCTCCTGCCCAGCGGTCCGGACGCCCACACCCTGCTGCGCGCCGGGGCCAGCCGTGTCAGCACCGGCCCCGCCCTGATGCTCGCCGCACTGGGGCACACCCTGAGCCTCACCCACGACCTGCTGGGCCCCGGCACGCCGCCTGCCACGCCCGGCCCCGACTACGCGCAGGTGCAGGAATGGTTCAGTGCGGGTCCGTCACTCGCTCAGCAGTAGGCGCGGATTCCAGTGAGCCGGGCCGCTGAGCTGCACGCGCCGCTCGGGGTGCGCCTGCCCGTCGCAGGGGGCCTGCGCGTGCTCGGGGACGGTCAGGGGCCACACGCTGGCGACGGCCCGCCCGGCGATGTCGGCGGTATCTACTGGCCCGAACACGCGGCTGTCGAGGCTGCCGCCCTCGCTGCGGTTGTCGCCCATCACGAAGTACGCCCCGGCGGGCACGGTAACGGCGGGCGTGTTCGCCAGAGGGCTGGCGGTGTCATGGCAGCTGGCGGCCCAGTACCCCTGCGTGCGCGCCTCAGGGAGCGGCTGGCCGTTCACGAGGACGGTGCCGCCGCGCACCTGAACGGTGTCGCCGGGCAGTCCCACGACGCGCTTGACGAGGTACGGGCGGTACGCCCAGGGAAGGGCCACGCCCCGGTACTCGCGCGTCCACTCGGCGGCGGCGCTGCGGGGCGGTTTGAACACGACCACGTCACCGCGCGCGTACGTGCCCAGCCCGGCGCGGTGCGCCCAGCCCTCGACCTTCGGGACGACCAGCTGTTCGCCGTGGCGCAGGCCAGGCAGCATGCTCGCGCCGTCCACGCGCACGGCGGTCGCGCCGAACTGCGTGACGAGCAACGCGACCAGGACGGGCGATCCCCACTCCTGCCAGAGGGTACGCCAGCGGCCCGGGCGGCCCTGCGGCGGGGTCACCGGCCCACCTGCGCGGCGGGTGCAGGGGCGGGCGGGGTGTGGGTGCCCAGCGCGTACGCCGCGCCGCCCAGCAGACC comes from Deinococcus radiotolerans and encodes:
- the lepB gene encoding signal peptidase I, with protein sequence MTPPQGRPGRWRTLWQEWGSPVLVALLVTQFGATAVRVDGASMLPGLRHGEQLVVPKVEGWAHRAGLGTYARGDVVVFKPPRSAAAEWTREYRGVALPWAYRPYLVKRVVGLPGDTVQVRGGTVLVNGQPLPEARTQGYWAASCHDTASPLANTPAVTVPAGAYFVMGDNRSEGGSLDSRVFGPVDTADIAGRAVASVWPLTVPEHAQAPCDGQAHPERRVQLSGPAHWNPRLLLSE